The Solenopsis invicta isolate M01_SB chromosome 12, UNIL_Sinv_3.0, whole genome shotgun sequence DNA window CACATTACTATACATTATCGCATATTAGAATTCAGTTCAAACCAtttcatttgatatttttttaagtttatctctgtttgtaaaagaaataaaaagtggtgatcaattatataaaaacattctGTATACACACATAGATTAAATAAACTGTACTTACCTAAAGTCTTTGttgtaagattttaataaagtaacACGAGTACATCCAGGAAGGGCACCTCTTACTTCGTGTAACTTTGTGCCATTTACTATGTTTGAGACAAATATTCTGTAAAagcaacaaaatatcaataatgtTGCAAATTAAAGTTGCAATACAAGAATATTGAAATGTTCTTACGTTTGTGTCACATTAACATCTGATTTGATTTcaggtataaaaattttttttattttgttggttttttctCTGAGTACAAGTTCATATAGCGGTTGAATAACAATTCGCTTGTCATTAACTGTTTTACCCTTTGCAAGTTTATAGTTATTAATCTTCTCCTCCACAGTAGGAAAGACAACATGGCACCATCTACTAGACTGTCGTGgtaattttacatgaaaattaccAACAAATAAATGCTCTACATCTTTTCTATCCTTTATTAAATGAGGAAGACGTACATTCAACGTTCGTTCTCTTCGTTCCTTCAATTGAGACAATTTCCGAAACTTGAGCATAacctaaaaattattatgtttgttATGTCGTTTGCAAGAATGaggaaagattaaatatttaaaataaaaggtaaTTATTCAGTTTAGGTACTTCACGTCCAATTATTATCCGAAACTAatctcattcgacgcgtttttattCGAAACAAacaaatctggcagaaaaaagtgtcgctctgccccgcgaaccgagatatcaagcgttaagTTTTTTTTGTGTCTCATGGACACCCGTCGTCAACTTACTCAATGGCTTTGAGGTTATTTGACGCAAAGACAGTGGTGTGGGTtgcctgtatatatgtataggtaGAAATAACTCGCACTCGCGAGCCCAGTATCATTAAATAATCTTTCCCAATTTCTtgatgaaattaaatatgactCCAATTTTTTCCCACTTTTCCTGCTTCAGCATATCAGATGCACTTTCAACTCCATCGAACtctttaagggcctcgcacatgaaatgcataacataacttaagcacaacataagaccgatagaccaatgagcatccagtataaagtcgccatattgagttacataacattttcattggtccgtcggtcttatgttttgcttatgttatgttatgcatttcatgtgcgaggccctttatgctacgcttatgctctgttatgcatttcatgtgcgaggccctttaattCTTGTTTCATCGTATCGATGGCACCGCCATACCACGTGATCGAAGTCTTCATATTCATATCCGCAAACACATCTAGCGTCttctatggccggtattcatagtcgattcttaggCTGAAATCACACGATGCATAATAGAGCTGCGGGATAAAGAATGCGTCATTGAAGCGACCAATCAGCGCTATTCCGCTCTTTTCTATTACGCGAGTTTTGTCCGCTATGTTCACATGGTGCGTCAAAGAGATGCAAAGACACATCcaggataaatataatttagaaattattatctttttgttaataatttgcttattaaaataaaatataatttcttaaattgtaaaaacaattatcactgttataggatttaatattttgtaataaatacttataaatttaaaatgattttttgactGCTTTCACGCATTTATGGTCATTTTTCCGCATCATGTGAACAGTGCACACTGAAATCATGCGTAATGCGTATTGCGTcattatttcaaaactttatctTGACAGCTGTActcgcacatttttatttaattattagttagtatccacaagtttataattaatttttattatggataaatagttaaaaatggtGACTGAatctattacacatttattgcaaatatacttgaaaacttCAATGATGAAGTATCGAAAGGAAGTACTTACATTAGAATCTGTTTTATTCGTCTCAACATATTCTTTATTCGTCTCTGTCAtatccattatttaattaacttaacaaTAATCTAATCTTGAAATACGACGGGTAAGGACGTAATAGAACGCTATAACCGCTATGACGCACATCAACGCACACTTTATTCCGCTTTTTTCTATCACGCAAGCTCAAAGAGCGGAATAGCGCTGATTGGTCGCTTCAATGACGCATTCTCTATTCCGCAGCTCTATTACGCATCGTGTGATTTCAGCCTTAtatcaagatcgtcttaaataacatcttaagatgctaatacagctctctgattggttgataacatcttaagatgatacttaagatgatcttaaatataaaaatcgactatgaataccggcctatatATCCTTTTCTGGCTAAGGAGGCATTTAGATTGTAATGATTCGCTCTTAAACGATTAATCATTGTTATATCTATCTTCATTAAATGGGAGAAACCAAGGACTTTTACTATCTTTATcataatagttttcaaaataatggaCAACTTTGAATGAGGCTTTCCTGACAATTTTAACTTGTGTGTCATTCCATACTTCCTCCTGCTTCCTCCTTAAACAAACTTCTAAAGTCActaagggccacttgcacccTAAGAGTGCCGTCACAtagggcgtaacttgcgtaagcgtaaagggcctcgcacatgaaatgcataacataacataagcacaacataatacggaccaatgaaaatgttatgtaactcaatatggcgactttatactggatgctcattggtctatcggtcttatgttgtacacccaaggactttgattctgtccatggggaaatttttcaaactgagaagtcgctatatttctacatacttatagttcatgattaacgtaatgaccaataagctctagtcgtttcattaatcataaactgcaagtatgtagaaagtagtgacttcttagtttggaaaatttccccatggacagaatcaaagtccttgggtgtacttatgttatgttatgcattttatgtgcgaggcccttaactTGCGTCGATAgcgttttactggaacattagcttccgcctagttactttacgttttttacgttattatcgttacgtcgaatccaatttcctgcgtaagaaacgctgtgtaTACATGcattggtaacacatgtattacttaaataagcagaacaaaattgaaagataaataatgatatcagggtaaattaaaaaacagttttatgtcaaatttattagttataatagCTAtcctgtaataacattctgtcatatccaatcttcttgcgatatgttgatacaaaattttaaggttatagttgtatacccatggaatttgattctgtccatggggaaattttctaaactgagaagtcaccattttctacatactcgcagtttatgattaatgtaacgactagagtttattggttgttacgttaatcataaactgtaagtatgtagaaagattgGTTACGCGATACGCATTATGCGAAAAATAGCAATTCATGGGACTTTAGCCTAAAGTTGCcatcacatggggcgtaacttgcgtagcgtactttgcgtattctagtaacctaacttctaaaatacgttacgtCATTTTgaaagccttctttcacatgaagcgtatttcgcggattttcaagaaatgcgtatctaatgcaaccaattgctgattagggtttctcttgcactctctaacagaaatgctaaacaaatttacgattggtttttgtaatttacatgtCTCGGAAAGTACAccatgtggaactgatactctgcacactagtatgtgtgaatcatctatgtaCAAATCTAACCGGGCATACATTcctgttacttgtaattttcaaaaatttatatatttaaaacgaaataaatatatgttagacgtttaagaaaaagaaggcattttacatgcaaaaaattcaagcaacacagacatatctattaatgtacaactataaccttaaaattttgtatcaacatatcgcaagaaggttggatatgagagaatgttattacagaatagctattataaataataaatttgatataaaactgtttcttttttttttaccctgATTTCATTAtccatctttcaattttgttctgcttatttaagtaacatgtgttaccaatacatgtatacacagcGTTTCTTATGCAGAAAATTGGATTCGgcgtaacgataataacgtaaaaagcgtaaagtaagtaggcggaagctaatgttccagtaaaacAATATCATTGGTCAacgcaagttacgcttacgcaagttacgccccatgtgacggcatcCTAATAGGAACTTCAATAAGAGTGTCCGCAGAAGTTCATCAGCGCTTGCTTTTGGTAGCTAATTGGCGATTTCATTACCCGATATCCCATAGTGAGAAGGAATCCatacaaacattattttttttaacaaaacgtttttaaaacgacTATGCAGTCTTCTAATTttgagtatatatttattataatatacgctaagtaaattattatttatagcttGTAGGACAGCCCCGTCAACCAAACGTGAACGAACAGGgggcctattctcgaaaaatatctcatacgaaaatactaggaaattatataatatatgtaacgtatacaatagtattttcgtatatttttgtatgcgatatttttcgagaataggcccCCAAGGGGTCTATCATAGgattgttttctattcctgtaccagactgcactggaacgttccttcttgttttcactaactttcaaatatatatctatttcattttaagtgcactcTTAtttagggagttcaggaacagaaaacagacggcatgtaacattttccctagggcggaaacgtgaaaagtgaaaagtttcacgtgaactgcacgatcatgtatgTACGATTCCatggaatcatgtaactcactcatgagcggaaatatgaactttttcacgtgaactttttcgccatcagccgtgatggcgaaaaggtgaaaatttagggaattaataaattgtatgtattttgaaataagaatgaaagtgtggtaatagtgtggtaacagtttgaagaggtattattgaagaggttaacctttttggtattgcattgcgttgataggataaagtaatacatacataaataaaaataatgcttttgtgatgtaattaggtttgatatttatatttgacaaattgatattttgataattatatagaatgaggcttcatcaaatgcaaatttagataaaaatatactttaacgcgttttgatacacaatgatataagaaaggtgtgtcttgtgaaatagaatattaatcaatcatgtaagtgtttataacttataaatttggaaaatacatgtgtgagcggagaattcagttttgatcaagatccgtattctaaattattcaatattttttaattaaacaaagttaaatttaatgactaatgaaattaaattactttaaaatttgcatacatgaaaaactaattaaaattaattttgaaaaacaatgtttgaattaaattacaatgtaattttgagtattagattactatataataaaatagttgttacaatatatggatcattaaaaataaatgtaatatatattatatttgtaaattaagtttatgcaatataactaagaaatattactatttatttatgaatattttttgtacaatttttttttatataataaaatttttacagtaaaagttatactgtaaaagcaggtaacctttttcacgatcgcttgatagttgcaatgacagagcctctaatggtgaatttcggaacgcaaactaaacttccgcgcattatctatacataatcgctgtgcgtgaaaagattcacgtgaactctctatgagtgaaaaataaaaaaatgaaaagtgaaaagtaaaacgtgaaaagttccacgtgaaattacatgattgacccctaGATTCTTAAATGTATCCGTAGATTATCACAAATAGTAAGTTTATCTCTAATTCTAGCACCTTACGtggtaacaataatattatctgTATTTACAATATTGAATTTGCCTTCAGTTTTGTCCCACACCCTTCTTTTCattctttcaaatttcaaaatatcatcCCTGTCTAATATGTTGTTCCATAATTCAGGAATGTCATACGGCCAGTCAGTAATTACTCCCCTGCAGGTAACCTTCCTTCTATCCACAATGCCTACAAGCCatttatcttttaatctttCTAACTTATTTAAACAGTCATTTGCgttctttacatttttgaaagttAACGAAGTCAAATTGAATCTCTGCATAAAGAGATTTGCAAGAAATATCTGATTTTGATTACACCACACCAAAATTTtggtgcaatttttatttttattaataaatttagttttatcaTTATCAATAACTTTAAccaaaattttacaatagcctttaataaaaaaatctaattttttaatattaattccaaGTAAGCTATCCTGCATTGCTTTATCCAGATAATCTGCCTCTGTAAGATTTCCATTAGTAACAAAGTAAGATTCGCTTTTCGTGTATTTGGTTGATCTTGGTCTGACCTGGTAACGCTGCTCTTATTTGTCTTCACGTTCAAACTGCTCTGTAGcggaattctgtaactccttagcgacaattcggtatcattacagcgtcgttgcgcagatattatacatggtagaaaagctgcgcgacgacacgtaacgatatccctagctgtcgttaagagttacaaaaTCCCGCTACAGTAGcggaattctgtaactccttagcgacaattcggtatcgttacagcgtcgttgcgcagatattatacatggtagaaaagctgcgcgacgacacgtaacgatatccctagctgtcgttaagagttacagaatacggcccCAGATGCGCTTACTCCCTCGTCCATAATCTCAATCACTTTTTCACTTAGCAATGTTATACGTTTTTTATTTCCTACCTTTGTTTAATTTATCGGTCTCTTTATTATATGGAGTAAATCTTTTCTCCCGTCCTTTTCTCCCCATCGGAGGAACGTTTTCCATCCTTTGATTAATACTAATCAGGTGTTAATTTGTAAAGGCACCCTACtatctcactctctctttctctctaactCTCTCCTACACTTTACACTGCCTTTGCTAACTTTCAAATAGATTGCTATTTGACGCTCCGCACGTTCGATCACTACGGCAGTCCAAACGCGACTCCAAGAATTAAAGTTGGCGATTGTGCAAGTTAGGATACATGTCAACTCGGCGTATTGTAACGAACTGAGCATGtgctgtgatagaaatgtgcacgaaatttgaaatgttaatcACTGCTATATTTACTACACTTGAATGTATTTGCCAGGACACTGTGTCATCAACACTACAGTGTTTCATCAACACTAATACAGTgttgacattttattaaacatttttataatatattttataattaacagggGGGAGTggataaaatatacattgcataaTCAAGTGTAGTAAATATGGgagtaatgtaattattaataaaaaaacatttcaaattttatacacatttctattacagcgcatgctcagtttgtTACAATACGCCGAGATGACATGTATCCTAACCTGCacaatcgccaactttaacgcttgatatctcggttcgcggggcagagcgacactttttattgccagattcgttcgtttcgagtgaaaacgcgtcgaatgagacTAGTTTCATAATAATCGGACGTGAAGTAtctaaactaaataattaccaaataaaattacaataaaataataaaatagatgttgagataaaataaacgtatgcatgtataatatataagatataatttgaaataaattacgcTTACGATCATAAACACTTGTCCACACCAAAGAGAttatatttcttcttcttcttccgatTGATTTAGCACCCGTCCCCAGTAAACTAGTAGAGCGGGGACGATTTGGCcattaaacaaaattagtaTGTGGAATACAGGATTATAAATAGGAATGGCAAAAAATAATTAGGTAAAACTAAAAAAGGATTGCGTCAGCAATCCTAACCGCACTTTTTCACACTATTACAAATTCGCTTACCA harbors:
- the LOC105201320 gene encoding uncharacterized protein LOC105201320, translating into MLKFRKLSQLKERRERTLNVRLPHLIKDRKDVEHLFVGNFHVKLPRQSSRWCHVVFPTVEEKINNYKLAKGKTVNDKRIVIQPLYELVLREKTNKIKKIFIPEIKSDVNVTQTIFVSNIVNGTKLHEVRGALPGCTRVTLLKSYNKDFRSAIVKMENIQIAARYLKEKHRWPILKGHKVCMKPDTRVKRKKKISTSILKIHNENVTEKSMSRENLDCTETDNGINKVIIN